GGAGATAAAAGAAATGAGATATGTTCAGCCCCGCCCGAGTTCGATCGTCGCAGCACTCTACACGCTGCGGGACCTGGATGTTGACCTTGCTATCCTGCACGGTCCGTCCGGCTGCTCCTTCAAGCATGCACGCCTGTTGGAAGAGGACGGTATCCGCGTTCTGACAACATCCCTCGGAGACGAGGAGTTCATCTTCGGCGGCCAGAGACTGCTTGAGGACGTGCTTCGGTATGCCGAAGAAGAGTTTGCGCCAAAGAAGATCGCAGTTGTCGGCACCTGTGTATCCATGATCATCGGCGAGGATATGGAGGCGGCAATCGAGGCGTCCGGCATTGCAACGCCCGCAATTGCGGTGGATATTCATGCAGGATTTCGCGAAAACATCGACGGCGTGATTGCAGCACTTGAGCCGGCAGCTGCGGCAGGCTGGATAACTGCCGAGGAGCTTGACCGGCAAAGGAGCGTTCTTGCTGCGGCAAACGCAACAGAACGTGCCCGCGGTGCTGCCTGCAAAACATACATCGCACCATCGCGGGGCGACTTGAAGCATGTTGCGGCAAAAGAGCTCATCACGCTTGCCAAGTCCGGCAAACGCGGCATGGCGATTATGAATGCCAAAAAGGAGACCGCGTATATGTTTGCCGACGAGCTGCTCGCACTGCATGACGCGGTTCCTGATGCAGACATTCTCTATATCGCAAACCTTGAGGAA
The genomic region above belongs to Methanorbis furvi and contains:
- the cfbD gene encoding Ni-sirohydrochlorin a,c-diamide reductive cyclase catalytic subunit — encoded protein: MRYVQPRPSSIVAALYTLRDLDVDLAILHGPSGCSFKHARLLEEDGIRVLTTSLGDEEFIFGGQRLLEDVLRYAEEEFAPKKIAVVGTCVSMIIGEDMEAAIEASGIATPAIAVDIHAGFRENIDGVIAALEPAAAAGWITAEELDRQRSVLAAANATERARGAACKTYIAPSRGDLKHVAAKELITLAKSGKRGMAIMNAKKETAYMFADELLALHDAVPDADILYIANLEERGLPKVRGDASAILAQMRARGVDPELIGALDEYGANGSAIAARIAEVKPDFVLLVGVPHALTPESLSETTVFSVTNGPRQVGPLKDQGHAHVVVEIDLHPKTLGVHEIVESEFGAVLRSLV